Within the Glycine soja cultivar W05 chromosome 3, ASM419377v2, whole genome shotgun sequence genome, the region AGATAGGTATCTTCGAAAACCTTATGTCATCAACCTTATGGATGAGCTAACTCTGAAGGGTATTACTCAATTTTATGCATTCGTGGAAGAGAGACAGAAAGTCCACTGCCTAAATACTCTATTTTCTAAGgtttactttttctttgttctcttaattttcttatatgcTGTCTGTGAATATGATGCTGATGCTGATGATGTGTTCTATTTCAGCTGCAAATAAACCAGTCTATCATCTTCTGCAATTCAGTGAATCGGGTTGAACTTCTTGCCAAGAAAATCACGGAACTTGGTTATTCATGTTTCTACATTCATGCAAAGATGTTGCAGGACCATCGTAACAGAGTGTTTCATGACTTCCGCAATGGTGCATGTCGAAATCTTGTTTGTACTGGTGCGTTGCTGACACTTTAGCATCACATGAACAGGaacaattaagttttttttttttttttttttttctgttgctTGTGAATGGTACCTATCCTACCCGTTATGGTTGTGTGCAATATTTCTTAGGTTttggtccattttctttgttgtgatgttatcttcatttttattttaaaaaagaagtttagtaACCAATAATTGTATAATCTATATTTGTTTGGTGTAGTGTCTTTATGTCATGATATTTATCTGTATAATTAAACTCTTGGTTAGATTTTATACTTTTACAAATTCTGTTgtaataatttaagtttttcaCATATTTTTACGTGAAACATTTGCAGATCTTTTTACTAGAGGAATAGATATTCAAGCAGTTAACgttgttattaattttgattttcccAAGAACGCAGAGACTTATTTGCACAGGGTATGTTTGATTTGTGCTCATTCCCTACCTACCTACCTACCTAATTCATTTTCTATGATACTAGTTACGTATAGATGTTCTAAAGGATGCTCTGCTGATGACAGGTTGGTCGTTCAGGGAGGTTTGGGCACCTGGGTTTAGCAGTGAACTTGATTACCTATGAGGATCGCTTTAATTTGTATGTAATTTacatttgaattgatttttttgaagaCATATGCTGTATGTTTTCTGAAGCATTCCATCTTTTGTTCAGATATAGGATTGAACAAGAACTTGGAACTGAAATAAAGCAGATTCCCCCACAAATTGATCAGGCAATTTATTGCCGGTGATTGGCTGTAAATACCATGGTTGTGTTTACCATTGTGGCTAATAGCAGTGGTGAGTGACAGGATTTATGTAAATGCAAGTTGGTTTCAATATCTTTCTCTCTTAGGACTTGGATATTgtcattaatttcttttaaggaTGAAATAAATGCGTTGCGATCGGcctaaaatatgtaaattagtTGTCTTTTCACGGAACTTCAATTTTGGTgtatcttcatttttaaaatgttttgatGAAGTTTTGCCTGGATACTTGTAATAAATATGTTCAAGATTGTATATGCTAGTAGTTCCATGCAGTGGTATATGCCTACTATGGTTTATCAACTATTATATGTATAGCTGCAGTTGCTGTTGCTGACATGTATGCATTTCTTGCAGGTTAGTGTGACCGTGGCTAAAGTAGGTGCAAGAGAGGATTTGCAAAGCAAGTGACAAATTCTGTATTAGTGGACCCTGGTATGGGAGGATGCACTGTCGAGAACTGGGTATTATTGGACCCATTAATTGAGTGCTTTCGGATTAATTCCAGTTTGGGTTTCTGTTGATTACATTTGCAGAACGGTcgatcattttaaataaattaaaataatttatagtatgtttggatgagtgttaataaaattgatttggttaaaattaattttgaagtgatggagatgtttttattttaaaataaaattagtactACAACTCAGGATAAAATTCTTGATCAACTGTCAATGCCAAAGTGACCTAAagttatttgaattcaaaattaattttgaatctagaattaattttttaatgttgaattaaagatgcaaaattttaactaaaatcattttaacttctGTTTCAACAtgtttctaaaaaatttaacgGGAAATTAAGCACACTTACTATCAATGGAATTTACTCCAATTGATTAAGTAGACAATTTTCATATACTTCATTTTGATTCttaggtataaaaaaatataatttaataaattgattttgttaatttaaatagGTTTTATCCAAATTTCtcttaaattatataaacattGAACTACTCCTGATATCTTCTAAATATAACGGTAGATAACCAAAATATGcaagtaaaattataaaatcaacctcttttttaatatattaaatttgggattttttaatttctctttttttttctatctaaataataagaatacttttttatttctctcatttttattttcttttatcctaAAAATCGTATAATGAAAGTATAAGTACATACTTAAGGAAagatatattattgttattaaataaaattttatattttatagctaaaattaaatttgattactataaaataaaaatcacatttcaATGACTAAATTGATTTTGGGTTataatttcaaaaactaaaataacaccACCTGATATGTTACGGAACTCATGACAAGTAACACACTTATGAGATAGACCTTACTTATGGAAGGAGTAAAATGAATAACATTACAATtttggagattttttttttaatttttttgattttagggactaaattgtGAATGAATCATTTCTTCTAAGATTACATATGGTTAAAAAATTCCAGGGGCATTAGTGATTAGTCGAAAAATATGCATTTAGAGGGGTCAAATTGTGATTACCCATAAAACGAATTCATTAACCCCGTGGCCTCCATCTCTACGAACACATACACAGAAAACAAACTCAAAGAAGATGGCTAGTGGTAGTTTGAAGAACATGTTGAGTGTAGCAATGAATCAAGGAGTGGTGGAAGCACGAGCCAGGATCTTCGGCCACCAATTGAACCCCACTGGCATGAAAACTCCACACAAGCTTCTCCGCATGAAGCTCTTCGGTGAAAAAGTCGCTCAGTGGTACCCTCACGACATCAAGAAAGACGACCCTCTTGTCATGGCCCGTCAAGAACAAgagtactctctctctctcacccacattttcattttttatccatCGTAATTTGTTTGCACGCGCCCACACGGGAATGCCCACTACCTGTTTGTGTTTATGCCTCTGTGACGGTACTCTTTTGTTTTGGTTTCTTTCTGGAGTTTCCTGTGTTTTTTAGCGCGTGCGAGTTTATGgggttttgttattttggttaatGGATGGAATGGGATCGTAAAGTTCCCTTTTTTCTGCAGGGGTCTGGTTTGGGGTTTGATCACTCTGTGCTTCATTTTAATGGAGAAATTGTGTGTTAACCTGAAACCCCGTttcaataatttcttttaagccGTGGTAAGTGAGAACGATCAGTTTAGGGATTGAATGcagtggtatggtgtggatggCAATACCAATGTTGATTGTTTTGCATTTGGTATGAACTGCTCAATATGTTGACACATTATAATTTGCTGAATGGGAAAAGCTAGCAACACATTGCTAAATTTTATCAAGAATCACAAAATTTAGTAGCTTTCATTCCTTATTTAATTAACAATGGGAGTGAGTTACAGTGTACGTTGGTAGTATTTTTCTTCTGTGAATAAATGGATATTACTAGTCTATTGTTGTCTTGGTGGGATTATTTTCAATCTGAAGGTAAAattttaccttttgaatttttatcccattttttagatatgtttatgtTACTCCTGTCCATTGTATGTCTTTGAACTTAGTTTACAGCTTTCAAAATACAAGGGTAGAAAGAACATGTTTGATGCAAATTACATTCTGTTTAGCTAACCTTCCTTTACAAGTTGGAAATAATCTTATACCGGAGATGGTGGCTGATGAATGTTTCTGTTAAACTTTAGTAGTGCACTACTTCTTTCCCAATGTGAAAACTCGGATATTTAAATTAGGTGAGGTCTGTTTTTGATTTCCACTGTGAATTTGACTATGTTGTCTTGCTTGCATCAAGTGCATTCTAGTAATGCTAATTTATGTCAGTAGAAGGATGTTCTTATGTTACAGTCAGAATCTTTGGT harbors:
- the LOC114405768 gene encoding 28S ribosomal protein S33, mitochondrial-like, with translation MASGSLKNMLSVAMNQGVVEARARIFGHQLNPTGMKTPHKLLRMKLFGEKVAQWYPHDIKKDDPLVMARQEQERLSKLEMLKRRGKGPPKKGQGRRAAKRNK